From a region of the Argiope bruennichi chromosome 8, qqArgBrue1.1, whole genome shotgun sequence genome:
- the LOC129981488 gene encoding uncharacterized protein LOC129981488, with protein MAAAWGMSEVSARMFGENDVMWYDENVNLRYLYGLDKGKETFEFCMKAGLIANKYECCKCGKDMKLVERHDISDGFEWRCKSKVKGQMHDVKRSVRKGSFFELSRMTLNEILVQVYLWVTQSKVDFNMKESKCSSKTVCDYRSYCREVCVVEMIESSMKVGGSGVTVEVDESKFGKRKFNRGKRVEGKWVFGGVERETGKCFMKVVDDRTTDSLLSVINEYILPGSIIISDCWKSYDCLSNEGFVHLKVNHSVNFKDPDTGAHTNTIEGTWGAVKRAIPASKAKTQLDYYLAEYVWRKKNRHMCNKFMAFVDSIIRIYPPQRADKEPEDGTSSSK; from the coding sequence ATGGCTGCTGCATGGGGAATGTCTGAGGTAAGTGCGAGAATGTTTGGTGAGAATGATGTTATGTGGTATGATGAGAatgttaatttaagatatttgtatGGACTAGATAAAGGTAAGGAGACgtttgaattttgtatgaaaGCGGGTTTGATTGCGAATAAATATGAGTGTTGTAAGTGTGGCAAGGACATGAAATTGGTTGAAAGGCATGATATAAGTGATGGTTTTGAATGGAGGTGTAAATCAAAGGTGAAAGGACAAATGCATGACGTCAAAAGGAGTGTGAGAAAGGGTTCTTTTTTTGAATTGAGTAGAATGACATTGAATGAGATTTTAGTTCAGGTATATTTGTGGGTGACTCAGAGTAAGGTTGATTTcaatatgaaagaaagtaaatgtTCTTCTAAGACTGTGTGTGACTATCGTTCTTATTGTCGTGAGGTTTGTGTGGTAGAGATGATTGAAAGTAGTATGAAAGTGGGTGGAAGCGGCGTGACTGTTGAGGTAGATGAAAGTAAATTTGGAAAACGTAAATTTAATCGGGGAAAACGTGTGGAAGGTAAATGGGTGTTTGGGGGAGTTGAGCGCGAGACGGGCAAATGTTTTATGAAAGTTGTGGATGATAGGACGACTGATTCTTTATTAAGTGTTATAAATGAGTATATTCTTCCGGGTTCGATAATAATTTCAGACTGCTGGAAGAGCTACGATTGCCTTTCTAATGAAGGCTTCGTGCATCTGAAGGTTAACCATAGTGTGAATTTCAAGGACCCGGATACAGGTGCCCACACTAATACCATTGAAGGAACGTGGGGGGCAGTAAAACGCGCTATACCAGCTAGCAAAGCAAAAACACAGCTCGATTACTATCTAGCCGAGTATGTGTGGCGCAAAAAAAACAGGCACATGTGTAACAAGTTCATGGCCTTTGTCGACTCCATCATCCGCATTTACCCTCCTCAAAGAGCCGACAAGGAGCCGGAAGACGGAACATCGTCATCAAAGTAA
- the LOC129981489 gene encoding uncharacterized protein LOC129981489, translated as MKYALLEDDKKQEITHSEDPQKSKIPAINLKISENYSIILQEISRQFPRTVNTFRNNFIQISPYAKEERDKILTLLDEKNQEYVLSESFEDRPLKIIIKGLPVNIESSVINEELRERNFHPLRISQLRNYREKTLYPIFLVELKRTESVQDIYNLKSIAFLKIRIETYRKRNKAKMCYNCAGFYHSARNCKCTPRCIKCNGKHPTNRCDIKEKIEEPVCINCHQAGHLASWRGCKSYSVTKINPELRKSYADTAKNKFSNHQSIAPDPPKQGNPTTPENMPIQDLLDSLREIKSMLAEFPGLLNAAKKIKVAKTKEEKKLILVNALLE; from the coding sequence ATGAAATACGCCCTTTTGGAAGACGATAAAAAGCAAGAAATCACACACTCTGAAGATCCCCAAAAGTCAAAAATCCCAGCCATCAATCTGAAAATATCCGAAAACTACAGCATTATACTGCAAGAAATCTCCCGACAATTCCCAAGAACCGTCAACACCTTCAGAAATAACTTTATCCAAATCTCGCCATATGCCAAAGAAGAAAGAGATAAGATTCTCACCCTCCTAGATGAAAAGAATCAAGAATATGTTCTCTCTGAATCTTTTGAAGACCGCCCACTTAAAATCATCATCAAGGGACTCCCAGTCAACATAGAAAGTAGTGTCATTAATGAAGAACTTAGAGAAAGGAATTTCCACCCATTAAGAATCTCCCAGCTGAGAAATTATCGTGAGAAAACCCTCTACCCAATTTTCTTGGTTGAACTAAAAAGGACTGAATCTGTTCAAGATATCTACAACCTGAAATCAATAGCTTTTCTAAAGATCAGAATTGAAACctacagaaaaagaaacaaagccAAGATGTGCTACAACTGTGCTGGTTTTTATCATAGTGCAAGAAACTGTAAATGCACTCCCAGATGCATCAAATGCAACGGCAAGCACCCTACAAATAGATGtgacataaaagaaaagatagaagAACCTGTTTGTATCAACTGCCACCAAGCGGGACACCTCGCCTCTTGGCGTGGATGCAAATCCTACTCAGTGACCAAAATTAATCCGGAGCTAAGAAAATCCTACGCAGATACTGCAAAAAACAAGTTCAGTAATCATCAATCGATCGCTCCTGACCCACCCAAACAAGGAAACCCAACCACCCCTGAGAACATGCCTATTCAAGATCTCTTGGATTCCCTAAGAGAAATCAAGTCTATGCTGGCGGAATTTCCAGGCCTTCTCAATGCGGCGAAAAAGATCAAAGTGGCTaagacaaaagaagaaaagaaacttatCTTAGTTAATGCTCTGTTAGAATA